In the Geobacter sp. FeAm09 genome, one interval contains:
- a CDS encoding peroxiredoxin — MSIATLVTQQAPDFTADAVLPDNTFGQLTLSGFKGKNVVLFFYPLDFTFVCPSEILAFNKKLDEFKKRNTEVIGVSIDSKFTHLAWKNTPVEDGGIGQIQYPLVSDLNKNIAREYGILFNESVALRGLFLIDTKGVIRHAVINDLPLGRNVAEALRMVDALQFVETHGDQVCPANWQEGEEAMKPTEEGVASYLAKHAK, encoded by the coding sequence ATGTCCATCGCGACCCTCGTCACCCAACAGGCCCCCGATTTCACTGCGGATGCAGTCCTGCCGGACAATACTTTCGGTCAGCTTACCCTTTCCGGCTTCAAGGGGAAGAATGTCGTCCTGTTTTTCTACCCGCTGGACTTTACCTTTGTCTGCCCGTCCGAGATCCTGGCCTTCAACAAGAAGCTGGATGAATTCAAGAAGCGCAATACCGAGGTGATCGGGGTTTCCATCGATTCCAAATTCACCCATCTGGCCTGGAAAAACACCCCGGTCGAGGACGGCGGTATCGGCCAGATCCAGTATCCGCTGGTGTCCGACCTGAACAAGAACATCGCCCGGGAATACGGCATCCTGTTCAATGAATCCGTCGCCCTGCGCGGCCTCTTTCTCATCGATACCAAGGGCGTCATCCGCCACGCCGTCATCAACGACCTGCCCTTGGGGCGCAATGTGGCCGAAGCGCTGCGCATGGTGGACGCCCTCCAGTTCGTCGAAACCCACGGCGACCAGGTCTGCCCGGCCAACTGGCAGGAAGGCGAGGAAGCCATGAAGCCGACCGAGGAAGGGGTTGCCAGCTACCTTGCCAAGCACGCCAAATAG
- a CDS encoding CerR family C-terminal domain-containing protein → MSRKKSHTTREKILSAACDVFVEKGFRDATVAEICKRAGANISAVNYYFGSKEALYQETWHHSFAESMKAHPQDGGVSADAPAEERLRGHLKALVERIADESTRDFFISQMEVANPTGLLEEVMRLEFDPLRDKTLAVVRELLGPDATERHVDFCETGIISMCIYPMMMRRVRLRHGATAIGPPVAFVDDLGAFADHVVAFALAGIAALRRQL, encoded by the coding sequence ATGTCACGGAAAAAGTCACATACCACCAGGGAAAAGATACTGTCGGCGGCGTGCGACGTGTTTGTGGAGAAAGGGTTCCGGGATGCCACGGTGGCGGAGATCTGCAAACGGGCCGGCGCCAACATCTCCGCCGTGAACTATTACTTCGGCAGCAAAGAGGCCCTGTACCAGGAGACGTGGCACCACTCTTTCGCCGAATCAATGAAGGCCCACCCCCAAGACGGCGGGGTGAGCGCAGACGCCCCCGCCGAAGAGCGCCTGCGTGGCCATCTGAAAGCTCTCGTCGAGCGGATCGCCGACGAGAGCACCCGGGACTTCTTCATCTCCCAGATGGAGGTCGCCAACCCGACCGGGCTCTTGGAGGAGGTCATGAGACTTGAGTTCGACCCGCTGCGTGACAAGACCCTGGCTGTTGTGCGCGAACTGCTCGGGCCTGACGCTACGGAACGACACGTTGATTTTTGCGAGACCGGCATCATCAGCATGTGCATCTACCCCATGATGATGCGCAGGGTTCGGCTCCGGCACGGAGCGACGGCCATCGGCCCGCCCGTCGCCTTTGTTGACGACCTTGGGGCATTTGCCGACCATGTGGTGGCGTTCGCCCTGGCCGGCATTGCCGCCCTCCGCAGACAGCTCTGA
- a CDS encoding Spy/CpxP family protein refolding chaperone, translating into MGNSHNGIKRIAAMLCITAATAFAGIAQAHDGGWEDGGCGRQHHKHVGKLFGKLGLTDAQKAQAKAIFQGNREVVKPIVANLRAERKNLETLLHADSIDEAAIRAQTAKIAGIQADLNINKAKVGAKFRAILTPDQLAKLKALQQKHTEAKDK; encoded by the coding sequence ATGGGAAATTCTCACAACGGTATCAAAAGAATTGCCGCGATGCTGTGCATCACGGCAGCAACGGCCTTCGCCGGCATTGCCCAGGCGCACGACGGCGGGTGGGAAGACGGCGGCTGCGGCCGGCAACACCACAAGCACGTGGGTAAACTCTTCGGCAAGCTCGGCCTGACCGACGCCCAGAAGGCCCAGGCCAAGGCGATCTTCCAGGGGAACAGGGAGGTGGTGAAGCCGATAGTCGCCAATCTCAGGGCCGAGCGTAAAAACCTGGAGACGCTGCTCCATGCCGACAGCATAGACGAAGCGGCCATCCGTGCCCAAACCGCCAAGATTGCCGGCATCCAGGCGGACCTGAATATCAACAAGGCCAAGGTCGGCGCCAAGTTCCGGGCCATCCTGACGCCGGACCAGCTTGCCAAGTTGAAGGCGCTGCAGCAGAAACACACTGAAGCCAAGGATAAGTAA
- a CDS encoding multidrug effflux MFS transporter, translating to MQENSLQLAELEPLEHRTAVNINKITLILGMLFVFAPLSTDMYLSSFPSIAASLGCGVEQVQYSLSAFVLGLAVGQLFYGPLIDRFGRRLPLLAGVAIFTVTSLLTVWAPDIATFTGLRFLQAVGGCAGMIVSRAVITDLFDEQQAAQALSAVMLVQGAGPIAAPIIGGYIHLIGGWPAVFVSLTLFGAACFILAARGLPETLPVHDRQRQGAGHVLKAFGNLMRRREFMVPALASSLVLASMFAFISGSPFVFMGLHGVSQQQYGWLFGVNTVGMVAASQLNRLLLRRFSPRTIFIRALLVHVVAAALLLALATTTHLALLMLPLFFCLATIPVIGANAVAAAMAQSGRHAGSASSLVGVLQFGLASLVSALVSMLHNGTAYPMAAMILACGLLAGGVLLMGRLQSHRQ from the coding sequence ATGCAGGAAAACTCTCTCCAGCTCGCCGAACTAGAGCCCCTTGAACACAGGACGGCCGTCAACATCAACAAAATCACCCTGATCCTGGGTATGCTCTTTGTCTTTGCCCCGCTTTCCACCGACATGTACCTGTCCAGCTTTCCGAGCATAGCGGCAAGCCTGGGCTGCGGCGTGGAGCAGGTACAGTACAGCCTTTCCGCGTTTGTCCTCGGCCTGGCGGTGGGCCAGTTGTTCTACGGCCCGCTGATCGACCGGTTCGGCAGGCGGCTTCCGCTCCTGGCGGGGGTCGCCATATTCACCGTCACCTCCCTGCTGACGGTCTGGGCGCCGGACATTGCCACCTTTACCGGCCTGCGCTTCCTGCAGGCCGTGGGAGGCTGCGCCGGCATGATTGTCAGCCGGGCCGTGATCACGGATCTCTTCGATGAGCAGCAGGCGGCCCAGGCATTATCGGCGGTGATGCTCGTGCAGGGGGCGGGCCCCATAGCGGCGCCGATCATTGGCGGCTACATCCACCTGATCGGCGGCTGGCCGGCCGTGTTCGTGTCCCTGACGCTCTTCGGTGCGGCCTGCTTCATCCTTGCGGCGCGGGGACTGCCGGAGACCCTGCCGGTGCATGACCGCCAGAGACAGGGGGCCGGCCACGTGCTCAAGGCCTTCGGCAACCTGATGCGCCGGCGGGAGTTCATGGTCCCGGCCCTTGCCAGCAGCCTGGTTCTGGCCTCCATGTTCGCCTTTATCAGCGGGTCGCCTTTCGTTTTCATGGGTCTGCACGGTGTGAGCCAGCAGCAATACGGGTGGCTGTTCGGCGTCAACACCGTGGGCATGGTTGCCGCCAGCCAGCTCAACAGGTTGCTGCTGCGGCGGTTTTCACCCCGGACCATCTTCATCAGGGCCCTGCTGGTGCATGTCGTCGCGGCGGCGCTGTTGCTCGCCCTGGCCACGACCACCCATCTGGCGCTGCTGATGCTGCCGCTCTTCTTTTGCCTTGCCACGATCCCGGTAATCGGCGCCAATGCCGTCGCCGCGGCCATGGCCCAAAGCGGCCGCCATGCCGGCAGCGCCTCATCCCTTGTGGGCGTTCTGCAATTCGGCCTGGCAAGTCTCGTCAGTGCCCTGGTGAGCATGCTGCATAACGGCACGGCCTACCCCATGGCCGCCATGATCCTGGCGTGCGGGCTGCTGGCCGGGGGCGTCCTGCTTATGGGTCGATTGCAGAGCCACCGACAATGA
- a CDS encoding pirin family protein — MITIRKSHDRGHADHGWLNSQHTFSFADYYDQRHMGFRALRVINEDRVQPGKGFPTHPHRDMEIISYVLEGALEHRDSMGNGSVIRPGDVQRMSAGTGITHSEYNHSPTEQVHFLQIWILPSREGVAPGYEQKTFPEREERGVLRLVASPDGRAGSVMIHQDVNLYATALVPGEELVHPIPAGRHAWLQVARGPVLVNGLALEQGDGAAVSGEEQVLITGREKAELLLFDLA; from the coding sequence ATGATCACCATACGAAAATCACACGACCGCGGGCATGCCGACCACGGCTGGCTGAACAGCCAGCATACCTTCTCCTTCGCCGACTACTACGACCAGCGGCACATGGGGTTCAGGGCGCTGCGGGTCATCAACGAAGACCGGGTCCAACCGGGGAAAGGTTTCCCCACTCACCCGCACCGGGACATGGAGATCATCTCCTACGTCCTGGAAGGGGCGCTGGAGCATCGGGACAGCATGGGCAACGGCTCGGTCATCCGCCCCGGCGACGTGCAGCGCATGAGTGCCGGCACCGGCATAACCCACAGCGAATACAACCATTCCCCAACGGAACAGGTTCATTTCCTCCAGATATGGATTCTGCCCTCACGGGAGGGTGTGGCGCCGGGGTATGAGCAGAAGACTTTTCCCGAGCGGGAAGAGCGTGGCGTCCTCAGGCTGGTTGCTTCTCCCGATGGCCGGGCCGGGTCGGTCATGATCCATCAGGATGTGAATCTGTATGCGACGGCGCTGGTGCCGGGCGAAGAGCTTGTTCACCCCATTCCCGCCGGCCGGCATGCCTGGCTCCAGGTTGCCCGCGGCCCGGTTCTCGTGAATGGCCTGGCGCTGGAGCAGGGTGACGGCGCTGCCGTAAGCGGTGAGGAGCAGGTGCTGATAACAGGACGGGAAAAGGCGGAACTGCTGCTCTTCGACCTGGCCTGA
- a CDS encoding glycine zipper family protein, producing the protein MKRILSAMVIAAHLTGCVAYQSRSVPFLAPQDNAASLEVNGVRVGAEAFADPVRAEDAFGFDVRSAGLLPVQLVLDNQSGQGVEVMAAQTFLIDGGNRYWKVLAPGEAASRVDAATAGGAIGSGAGKGAMYGAAAGSILGLALGVVSGHGAGGAALTGGVLGAAGGAVIGGAAKADDREERSRIAGDVREKVIEGKAIPAGSLTSGFIFFPGEAQSAKALRLQIRFRSSGLQQTLLLPLTPGESPRILPGSPVRPTPADG; encoded by the coding sequence ATGAAGAGAATCCTGAGTGCCATGGTTATTGCCGCCCATCTTACGGGATGCGTCGCGTATCAAAGCAGGTCCGTCCCCTTTCTCGCCCCCCAGGACAACGCCGCCTCCCTGGAGGTGAACGGCGTGCGGGTCGGGGCCGAGGCCTTTGCCGATCCCGTCAGGGCGGAGGATGCTTTTGGCTTCGATGTCAGAAGCGCCGGCCTCCTCCCGGTCCAGCTGGTGCTGGACAACCAGAGCGGCCAGGGGGTTGAAGTCATGGCGGCGCAAACCTTCCTCATTGACGGGGGCAACCGTTACTGGAAGGTTCTGGCACCGGGCGAGGCCGCAAGCCGTGTCGATGCGGCGACCGCCGGAGGCGCCATCGGCAGCGGCGCCGGCAAGGGGGCCATGTACGGCGCTGCGGCCGGCTCTATCCTCGGTTTGGCCCTGGGGGTCGTCTCGGGCCATGGGGCGGGCGGCGCGGCGCTGACGGGCGGCGTCCTGGGCGCAGCTGGCGGCGCCGTCATCGGCGGGGCAGCGAAAGCCGACGATCGGGAAGAGCGGTCGCGGATTGCCGGCGATGTCCGGGAAAAGGTGATAGAAGGCAAGGCCATCCCGGCCGGTTCACTGACCAGCGGCTTCATCTTCTTCCCGGGGGAGGCCCAAAGCGCCAAGGCGCTGCGGCTGCAGATCCGCTTTCGGAGCAGCGGGCTCCAGCAGACCCTGCTGCTGCCGCTCACGCCGGGCGAATCCCCCCGGATTCTGCCCGGATCACCCGTGCGGCCGACGCCCGCCGATGGTTAG
- a CDS encoding SH3 domain-containing protein, with translation MTMFKKRGWYPLAAGLALLGTSLVTFGDAWAWRSPPPAYWSGPRFRELPREHRVIGYGRDSFYYTRGRYYRRGADGFFLVAPPFGLVVPTLPLGFAALVVGGLTYYELNGIYYRQAPEGYVVVEPPAAVGAPAPSAGQSGQRVVVQSELLNVRSGPSLEQDILTEVGRGTVLNVLGKVPDWYYVELTNGERGWVMERFVTPVKPVPEG, from the coding sequence ATGACAATGTTCAAGAAACGGGGATGGTACCCCCTGGCGGCGGGCCTGGCGCTCCTCGGGACGTCGCTTGTGACGTTCGGGGACGCGTGGGCATGGCGGTCGCCGCCACCCGCATACTGGTCCGGTCCGCGTTTCCGGGAACTGCCCCGGGAACACCGGGTTATAGGGTACGGCAGGGATTCGTTCTATTACACCCGGGGCCGCTATTATCGCCGGGGGGCTGACGGGTTCTTCCTGGTGGCGCCGCCGTTCGGCCTGGTCGTCCCCACGCTTCCCCTGGGCTTTGCCGCGCTGGTGGTGGGTGGACTCACCTACTACGAGCTGAACGGCATCTACTACCGGCAGGCCCCGGAGGGGTATGTGGTGGTGGAACCGCCGGCGGCGGTGGGCGCCCCCGCACCGAGCGCCGGTCAATCCGGCCAGCGGGTCGTGGTGCAGAGCGAGTTGTTGAATGTGCGCAGTGGCCCGAGCCTGGAGCAGGATATCCTGACGGAGGTCGGCCGGGGAACGGTCTTGAACGTGCTCGGCAAGGTGCCGGACTGGTACTATGTGGAGTTGACGAACGGCGAGCGCGGCTGGGTCATGGAACGGTTCGTCACGCCGGTGAAACCGGTGCCCGAGGGATAG
- the hemC gene encoding hydroxymethylbilane synthase: MPPKQLRIGTRASQLALWQANWVKSELEKRYPGMEVTLTKIKTIGDKILDVPLAQVGGKGLFVKEIEEAMLRGEIDIAVHSMKDVPTEFPEGLGLHCITEREDPRDAVISRNVTFSELPQGARIGTSALRRQAQLLKVRPDLQMVIIRGNVETRIRKLEDDNLDAVILAAAGLKRLGFTEKVAEYLDTDLSIPAIGQGALGIECRLDDAVITETIDFFNHPDTSYAVRAERALLKRCEGGCQVPIAAHGTVSGGTLRLVGFIAAVDGQRSVRGEVSGPMAECEKLGIQLADHLLGEGGKAILEEVYQREIASPSHP, translated from the coding sequence ATGCCCCCCAAACAGTTACGCATCGGCACCCGCGCCAGTCAACTGGCCCTCTGGCAGGCAAACTGGGTCAAGTCCGAGCTGGAGAAACGCTATCCCGGCATGGAGGTCACCCTGACCAAGATCAAGACCATCGGCGACAAGATCCTCGACGTGCCCCTGGCCCAGGTCGGCGGCAAAGGGCTGTTCGTCAAGGAGATCGAAGAGGCGATGCTGCGGGGGGAGATCGACATCGCCGTGCACAGCATGAAGGATGTCCCGACCGAGTTCCCGGAAGGGCTGGGACTGCACTGCATCACCGAGCGGGAAGACCCGCGCGACGCCGTCATATCCCGCAATGTCACGTTCAGCGAGCTGCCCCAGGGAGCTCGCATCGGCACCAGCGCCCTGCGCCGCCAGGCCCAACTTTTGAAGGTGCGCCCCGACCTGCAGATGGTAATTATCCGCGGCAACGTGGAGACCCGCATCCGCAAGCTGGAGGACGACAATCTGGACGCCGTCATCCTGGCCGCGGCCGGCCTGAAGCGGCTCGGTTTCACCGAAAAGGTCGCCGAATACCTGGATACGGACCTCTCCATCCCGGCCATCGGCCAGGGGGCGCTGGGGATCGAGTGCCGCCTGGACGACGCCGTAATCACGGAGACCATCGATTTCTTCAACCACCCGGACACCAGCTATGCGGTACGGGCCGAACGCGCCCTTTTGAAGCGCTGCGAGGGGGGGTGCCAGGTGCCCATCGCGGCCCACGGCACCGTCTCCGGCGGGACCTTGCGCCTGGTCGGCTTCATCGCCGCGGTGGACGGCCAGCGCTCCGTACGGGGCGAGGTCAGCGGCCCGATGGCGGAATGCGAGAAGCTGGGCATCCAACTGGCCGACCACCTCCTCGGCGAGGGGGGCAAGGCCATCCTCGAAGAGGTCTACCAGCGGGAGATCGCCTCCCCGTCCCATCCATGA
- a CDS encoding NADH peroxidase codes for MKKFVCTICGYVHEGDAPPAECPQCKAPAEKFALKDDRDLSWADEHRIGVAQGVDQEVIEGLRSNFMGECTEVGMYLAMSRQADREGYPEVAEAYKRIAFEEAEHAAKFAELLGEVVKADTKANLTVRIEAENGACKGKKDLATKAKQLNYDAIHDTVHEMCKDEARHGQVFAGLLKRYF; via the coding sequence ATGAAGAAGTTTGTCTGCACCATCTGCGGTTATGTCCACGAGGGAGACGCCCCCCCGGCCGAGTGCCCCCAATGCAAGGCGCCGGCCGAGAAATTCGCCCTGAAGGACGACCGTGATCTCAGTTGGGCCGATGAACACCGGATCGGTGTCGCACAAGGGGTTGATCAGGAGGTCATCGAAGGGCTCAGAAGCAACTTCATGGGAGAATGTACCGAAGTCGGCATGTATCTGGCCATGAGCCGCCAGGCCGACCGGGAGGGCTACCCCGAAGTGGCTGAAGCCTATAAGCGGATCGCTTTCGAGGAGGCCGAGCATGCCGCCAAGTTTGCCGAGCTGCTGGGTGAGGTCGTCAAGGCCGATACCAAGGCAAACCTCACCGTGCGCATCGAAGCGGAAAACGGGGCCTGCAAAGGCAAGAAGGATCTGGCGACCAAGGCCAAGCAGCTCAACTATGACGCCATCCACGACACCGTTCACGAGATGTGCAAGGACGAGGCCCGCCACGGGCAGGTCTTTGCCGGACTGTTGAAACGTTACTTCTGA
- a CDS encoding nitroreductase family protein, with translation MQSSFWDAVKTRRSCYTISKEPVTSDERIAEIVGEAVKHVPSSFNSQSSRVVILLGEQHDRLWDLTKDELRKIVPTEAFKTTEGKIDGAFRSGYGSILYFEDTGIVEGLQQKFPLYKDNFPVWSSQSSGMLQFAIWTALEIEGFGATLQHYNPVIDEAVKTAWNIPATWKLMAQMPFGKPVSQPDEKAFQPCADRIKLFK, from the coding sequence ATGCAGAGTTCATTTTGGGATGCCGTGAAGACAAGAAGGTCCTGCTACACCATCAGCAAAGAACCGGTCACCTCCGACGAACGGATCGCGGAGATTGTGGGGGAGGCGGTAAAGCACGTGCCGTCGTCGTTCAATTCCCAAAGCTCCCGGGTGGTTATCCTCCTGGGTGAGCAGCATGACCGGTTGTGGGATCTGACCAAGGACGAATTGCGCAAGATCGTGCCGACGGAGGCCTTCAAAACGACCGAAGGCAAGATCGACGGGGCGTTTCGCAGCGGCTACGGTTCGATCCTCTATTTCGAAGACACCGGCATCGTCGAGGGGTTGCAGCAGAAGTTCCCTTTATACAAGGACAATTTCCCCGTCTGGTCCAGCCAGTCGTCGGGCATGCTGCAGTTTGCCATCTGGACGGCCCTGGAAATAGAAGGGTTCGGCGCCACGCTGCAGCATTACAATCCGGTTATCGACGAGGCGGTAAAGACCGCCTGGAACATCCCGGCAACGTGGAAGCTGATGGCCCAGATGCCTTTCGGCAAACCGGTCTCCCAACCCGATGAAAAAGCGTTCCAGCCGTGCGCGGATCGGATAAAACTCTTCAAATAA